The Myxosarcina sp. GI1 genome window below encodes:
- a CDS encoding ubiquitin-like protein, producing the protein MNKPIVKVKEKEYSVSNISVVLKVNSGSLIHLRLSEKLDGTEHKLSNEEAFKQEFFQDICREEEGSFQWGGTTLKFILVGSNSSEGSTFELVGLAVKKDLIEWFNQNNFKDNKQDYLIYQKTKGKNSWDFLEKAIGNKFQKPNQDFVERLKLLFPENGCIWRYKDSNNFHFLNRAIAFASRHLPEVQGWCAFDADKPLRLILFEEKKQDRTIPKLDSTWNAFDLFLPNRYSWNRWLDRSCTLSRDLDLKPGQEIALIEQLVSHGSNEDEQKGLSFQGQNPTRLLFVPGTINIGDKNIFCHTVSYDFKLPAFDTESPSVTMKIELDYPERQIGDNEVVSLRLPGKFKAWEQETDEETQVKIAPSDEFNNWGIIDEKDQSIKSGGDAVLFTQILSPTYSDKKYSGIYIKHEQDDEMIVDIHPCGVPLALGSVQKYRKELEEADITLCGEKLAISVSPHNQKLADSEAIILDNSEIKLNHGKKIFGQAQQQVDFLSQNIELGSSQLNINSANTQIKSLVNISFPSPKVPTPNIPSTLGVAGTSDSESKTNKSSSSNAGNSSSKSSQPNSALSQGNSESSSQQVLMKTIDGSTKPLQITPDTKISEIKEMLGYESADVYLVHGGKRLDENATVADYPNIQKDSTIETRGRLRGGDKKRKWDEGTYGDRTYETKRIKKETGYEVKGNTHEYEHVIRDSVTREGYEPSGAGRKKDKGDLEKTGYAYAETKAAHRKHPGTGNNTGNNLSGMSSSEYSKTQSEALRGSDEPDIHRAVAINQLGYAHTPEFVEKINTEEGKVATNSYANMVNNMKDVKYAGGEGEIESVQVPPEQKAQMLADRKSAETGIYHEATTAEDGSPEIRPIPEANNSRNIKDEHKWAWMQVRKKKKKIEEIRESQNLKNRKQKLSAAEKDLKEFEDRWRKLMELRGDDV; encoded by the coding sequence ATGAATAAACCGATTGTCAAAGTTAAGGAAAAAGAATACTCTGTCTCTAATATTTCTGTCGTCTTAAAAGTTAATTCAGGCTCTCTAATTCATTTAAGATTGTCTGAAAAATTAGACGGGACAGAACATAAACTATCCAATGAAGAAGCTTTTAAGCAGGAATTTTTCCAAGATATCTGTCGAGAAGAAGAAGGCAGTTTTCAATGGGGAGGAACAACTCTTAAATTTATCTTAGTCGGCTCTAACAGTTCAGAAGGTAGTACATTTGAGTTAGTAGGTTTGGCTGTAAAAAAAGATTTAATTGAATGGTTCAATCAAAATAACTTTAAAGACAACAAACAAGATTATTTAATCTATCAAAAAACAAAAGGCAAGAATAGTTGGGATTTTTTAGAAAAGGCGATCGGCAATAAGTTCCAAAAACCAAATCAGGATTTTGTCGAAAGACTAAAGTTATTGTTTCCCGAAAATGGCTGTATCTGGCGATACAAAGACTCTAACAACTTTCATTTTTTAAATCGGGCGATCGCTTTTGCCAGCAGACATTTACCCGAAGTACAAGGTTGGTGTGCTTTTGATGCGGATAAACCGCTTCGCTTGATTCTATTTGAAGAAAAAAAGCAAGATCGGACAATTCCCAAACTCGATTCTACCTGGAATGCATTCGATCTTTTTCTGCCGAATCGTTACAGTTGGAATCGATGGTTAGATCGCTCTTGTACTTTATCTCGCGATCTCGATCTCAAACCAGGTCAAGAAATAGCCTTGATCGAACAACTGGTGAGTCATGGATCTAACGAAGACGAACAAAAGGGTCTGAGTTTTCAAGGGCAAAATCCAACGCGATTGCTATTCGTTCCTGGAACTATAAATATAGGCGATAAAAATATATTTTGTCATACGGTAAGTTATGACTTTAAGTTACCAGCATTTGATACAGAATCTCCATCAGTCACGATGAAAATAGAGCTTGATTATCCAGAGCGTCAGATAGGAGACAATGAAGTAGTATCTTTACGACTGCCAGGAAAATTTAAAGCTTGGGAACAAGAAACAGACGAAGAAACACAGGTAAAAATAGCACCTTCGGATGAGTTCAATAACTGGGGCATCATAGATGAAAAAGACCAAAGTATAAAATCTGGAGGTGATGCGGTTTTATTCACTCAAATATTATCTCCGACTTACTCTGACAAAAAATACAGCGGTATCTACATCAAACACGAACAAGACGATGAGATGATTGTCGATATTCATCCCTGTGGTGTTCCTTTAGCATTAGGTTCGGTGCAAAAATATCGTAAAGAATTGGAAGAAGCAGATATCACTCTTTGCGGAGAAAAATTAGCAATTTCTGTTTCACCGCACAATCAAAAATTAGCTGATTCTGAAGCAATTATTCTCGATAATTCAGAAATTAAGTTAAATCATGGTAAGAAAATCTTCGGACAAGCTCAACAGCAAGTTGATTTCTTATCGCAAAATATAGAGCTAGGTTCGTCACAGCTAAACATTAATTCTGCAAATACCCAAATCAAATCTTTGGTAAATATTTCTTTTCCTTCTCCCAAAGTTCCTACACCTAACATCCCTAGTACTTTAGGAGTTGCTGGAACATCCGATAGTGAAAGTAAAACCAATAAGAGTTCGTCGAGTAATGCAGGAAACAGCAGCTCGAAAAGCAGTCAACCTAACTCAGCACTCAGCCAAGGAAATAGCGAATCATCTTCCCAACAGGTTTTGATGAAAACTATTGATGGTAGTACTAAACCCTTGCAAATTACCCCAGATACCAAAATTAGCGAAATCAAAGAAATGTTGGGTTACGAATCTGCTGATGTTTATCTCGTTCACGGTGGTAAACGACTTGATGAGAATGCAACAGTAGCTGACTACCCGAATATACAAAAAGATAGCACTATTGAAACTCGCGGACGTTTACGAGGTGGGGACAAGAAACGGAAATGGGATGAAGGCACATACGGAGACAGAACATATGAAACTAAACGAATTAAAAAAGAGACAGGGTATGAAGTTAAGGGAAATACGCATGAATATGAGCACGTAATTCGCGACTCTGTGACGAGGGAAGGCTATGAGCCTTCTGGGGCTGGGCGTAAAAAAGATAAAGGAGATTTGGAAAAAACTGGTTACGCCTATGCAGAGACTAAGGCCGCACATCGAAAGCATCCTGGGACAGGGAACAATACAGGAAATAATTTGAGTGGAATGAGCAGTTCTGAATACTCTAAAACCCAATCAGAAGCGTTACGGGGGTCAGATGAACCTGATATTCATCGCGCGGTAGCGATAAACCAGTTGGGCTACGCACACACCCCTGAATTTGTAGAAAAAATTAACACAGAGGAAGGTAAAGTCGCGACAAATTCATACGCGAACATGGTTAATAATATGAAAGATGTGAAGTATGCTGGGGGAGAGGGCGAGATCGAGAGTGTGCAGGTACCCCCTGAGCAGAAAGCCCAAATGTTAGCAGATAGGAAAAGTGCGGAAACAGGGATTTATCATGAGGCGACAACCGCAGAAGACGGTTCACCAGAAATCAGACCGATACCCGAAGCCAATAACTCAAGAAACATAAAGGATGAACACAAATGGGCATGGATGCAAGTAAGAAAGAAGAAGAAAAAGATCGAGGAGATTCGGGAAAGTCAAAATTTAAAAAATCGTAAACAGAAACTATCAGCTGCAGAAAAAGATTTGAAGGAATTTGAGGATAGGTGGAGGAAACTCATGGAGCTGAGGGGGGACGATGTTTAA
- a CDS encoding DUF4280 domain-containing protein translates to MGATLKCSFGTTPSSLIVIPKGTPTIIEGKLAATIMDFRPIVNIPSFRMCNSKINPIAPACVPVIPAPWAPGTATFSINTPLALNDSCKCMCAWGGVIQITNPGQSIVSVP, encoded by the coding sequence ATGGGAGCAACGCTAAAATGCTCCTTTGGAACAACACCAAGTTCACTAATAGTTATACCCAAAGGAACGCCAACCATAATAGAGGGAAAGCTAGCAGCGACGATTATGGATTTTAGACCCATAGTCAATATTCCTTCCTTTAGAATGTGTAACTCTAAGATAAATCCAATAGCACCTGCTTGCGTACCAGTTATTCCTGCCCCTTGGGCACCTGGTACCGCAACCTTCTCAATTAACACTCCTCTAGCACTTAATGATAGCTGTAAGTGTATGTGTGCCTGGGGTGGCGTTATCCAAATTACTAATCCTGGGCAGTCTATTGTATCAGTACCATAA